The Natrinema versiforme genome segment CCCTTATCGATAAAATACCCAGAACGATTCCCCGCACTCACAGCCCTTCTCTATGTAACGATCACCACTACGGTCTTTACGTGGTCCCTCCCCATATTCTGCCGTACTCGACTGATAGGAGTACCCATCCGGGATCGCGACGTCAACCACCTCTGGGCAATGAGGGCAGTTAACTTCTACCGTCATACTGCAACTAATGGGACCGAGCAAGTTAATTGTTACAGGACTCACATGTATACTGGAAGGACATAATCACGATATCGTGACAAACGACTACGGCGCACATGCCTCGATCCACTCGAACTCGCCGCCTGACACCAGTTCGGACAGCAACACCGTCACACACGCAATAACCATGATGAGGAAAACGGGTGTCGCGAACCGTTCCAAGAACACCGCGGAATCGGCCGCCGTCACACCCACGAAGTGCAGTGCCCAGAGGCCACCGAACAGCAACCCGGTAGAGACAGCGGACATCAGCAGCTGACAACGTAGTCCCCTTCTGCTATCGCTACCAACGATCTAGGTGAGAACCGTTTAAATAACTATCAGCAGACCGACCGTCTGATAGCATTAACCGGGCTCAGACCATAGAAGACCTGTAGAGACTGGGCCAATGCCCTACGAAACCAGTTTCGATCCGGACGGACCGGACGACCTCACCCTGGAAATCACATCCACTGTCTCTGCCTTGTCGAACCGACCGGTAGACCAGTTGCCGCAGCTGTACCCGGTGGTCGATCTGGAAGGTATTGAACAAACACTCTGCCGTAGAACAGCCGATACACAGGTCTTCACCTTCACCTACCACGACTACCTGATTACGGTCGGCGGTGACAGCACAATCACGTACCGGGAACAGTAAAAAGAGAAAGAAAGGGAAGGGGCGGTTACGCCTCGAGGACGCGGTGGTTCTTGACCGCACCATCCGGCCGATCCATCGGCTCCTCACCCTCCGGTTTCACGACGTAGCCCTCGAACCGGTTGTGCTGGAACCAGTCCACGTGCGTTGCCGGGTCCTGCTTGTTGTCCCACTCCGGCCGGAACCGTGATCGATCGACTGCCTCGAGGTAAACCAAGCGGGCAACACTCGACGGCCGACCCCTCAAGCAAGCAACATCAATTGCGCCGCGCCACCGATCCGCCCTCACCGGATCCGCACACACCACCCTCTCTCCTTCTCTTCTCATTTCTCGTTCATTCTCATTCCCTTCTCCCCTTCCATTTCCTCTCTTCCTTCTCTCCCCTTCTTATTGGACTCAGATAGAATTATGAGAGGCGATTAGCACATCTAAAGACGATTCTGAAGCCGTGAAACCGGAGAACGATAAGAATCGAGCAGAACAACGATAGCAGAGGATTGGAGAACGATTCTCGCTGAACCTTAGCGCGTTTCATGGCCACCGGAACCACC includes the following:
- a CDS encoding HalOD1 output domain-containing protein, giving the protein MPYETSFDPDGPDDLTLEITSTVSALSNRPVDQLPQLYPVVDLEGIEQTLCRRTADTQVFTFTYHDYLITVGGDSTITYREQ